The Deinococcus malanensis DNA window TCTGCGCCGGGTGCTGGGACCGGAAACCACCTGACAGGGGAGGGGGGTGGGAAGTAAGGGTCCCCGTCGCCCTTGGCTGGAAGTCGCCTCAGGCCCCGATTCGCGGCGCCGCGCGGGCTCCCAGAAGGACATGTGGCAGGTCTCCGATCAGCCCGTCTACGTCCAGGCCGCAGAGCCTGTGCACTTCCGTGACGCTGTTCACGGTCCAGGCATTGACCTGCCAGCCGTGGACACGGGCCTGCGCCATCAGCTGGTGGGTCACCAGGGTATGAACAGGATGCAGCGCCTGACAGCCGGTCCACCGCATCATCAGCGGTATGAGATCCAGCTGCCCCCACCGGTACCCATGGTGAACCAGCAGCGCCCGTGGCACCTCGGGGGCTTCGCGCCGTGCCGCCAGCAGCAACCACGGGTTGAAGGAGCTGACAATCACCTGCCCAGCCAGTCCAAAGGTTCGGATCAGGTCCAGGGTCCGGCCGACCCGGTCGTCTGGTCGTGCGGACTCGAACTTCAATTCCACGTTGACAAAAGCACCCGAATTGGCAGCCCAGGCCAGCGCCTGCGCCAGGGAAGGAATTCCAGACGGCAGCTGGCTGCGCACCAGCGTCGTCAGCGCGCGGCCATCGGGAAGGGCCGCGTCGTGGTGAACCACCAGCGTGCCGTCCAGCAGGCGGCGCACATCCAGCTCGACCCCGTCGAGTCCGGCATCGAGCGCGGCATGAAATCCGCTCAGACTGTTTTCGGGATGCGCTTTGGGAGAGCCGCGGTGCCCCAACAGCAGGGGACGGCGAAATGCGGGTGAGGCCATACCACAGCCTAACGGTCCGGTGTCGGGGCAGGTGCCATGATTTGGCAGCTCCCGCCTGCAGGGCCTAGCTTGATGTCCCAACCACGCGGTTGACCTGCCAGTACGACAGAAACGCCTCTATCTGCGCCAGGAAGCCGCCGAACGAAGGCGCCTTGACCAGATAGGAACTGGCATGCAGCGTGTAGGAGCGTGCCACGTCCTCCTGCGACTGTGAGGTCGAGAGCATCACGACCGGAATCAGGGCCAGCCGGGGATCCGACTTCAGGGCCGCAAGCACCTCGAAGCCGTTCATGCCAGGCATGTTGACGTCCAGCAGCAGCACATCCGGGAGCACGGTGGTGTTCTTCAGGTACTCCAGTGCCTCAGGGCCACTGGGCTGGGTCAGCAGGTGGCAGTCGGCGCAGACCTGCTCAAAGGCCTCCTCCGCCAGAACCCGGTCCTGGGGATTGTCATCTATGAGCAGAATCTGACGCACCATACGCCTTCATATTAACCCCGGCTTCATTTGCTGGGTGTGAGCTTCACTACGTCGTCTCTTCCGCCGGAATATCCCTGTTCGTTCAAAATTGACGCGCACGTACATTTCTCCGTATGCTGGCCGGGCACCGCAATTCAGCCCACTCCCCTGCTCATGGAGGTTCCTATGCCGCCCCAAGAATCCGCGTCCGTGCCGCCTTCGACCCTCAAAAATTTGTTCGACCTGACTGGCCGTGTCGCCCTGATTACCGGCGGATCGCGCGGGCTGGGACTGCAGATGGCCGAGGCGCTGGGCGAATACGGCGCCACTGTGGTCCTGACGGCCCGCAAGCAGCACGAACTCGATGAGGCCCGCACGCACCTGCAGGGCATGGGTATCCAGGCCCATGTGTATGCCGGCGACCTCGGCGACTTCCAGAATATCGAGCCCACTGTGGAGCGCATTCTGGCCGAGGTCGGTCCTATCGACATCCTGGTCAACAACGCCGGGGCCACCTGGGGGGCGCCCACAGCCGAGCACCCCATGGAAGCCTGGATGAAGGTCATGAACGTCAACCTGAACGGAACCTTTCTGCTGACCCAGCAGGTGCTGCGCCGCAGCATGCTCCCCCGTGGCAAGGGGCGGATCATCAATATTGCCAGCGTGGCCGGACTCCAGGGCAACGACCCGCGCATGACGGCGACGCTGGCCTACAACACGTCCAAGGGAGGGCTGGTGAACTTCACCCGCGCTCTGGCGGCCGAGATGGCCGACAAGGGCATCACCGTCAACAGCATCTGCCCCGGCTACTTTCCCACCAAGATGACCAAGGGCACGCTGGCCTACGGCGAGCAGTCCATCCTGGAGCACACGCCCATGCGCCGGCTGGGCGGCGAGCATGACCTCAAGGGCCTGGCCCTGCTGCTGGCCAGTGACGCCAGTGCGTATATGACTGGTCAGAACATCGCTGTCGACGGCGGCATCACGGCCGTATGACCACCCTGACTCCCGCTTCTCTGGCCGACCACATCGGTCAGGAGGTCGCCCTGTCGGAGTGGGTTGAAGTGTCCCAGGAGCGCATCGACGCGTTCGCTGCTTCCACCGGAGACCACCAGTTCATTCATGTGGACCCAGCCAGGGCAGCCGAAGGCCCCTTCGGCACGACCATCGCTCACGGCTTCCTGACGCTTTCCATGCTAGCCGGCGAATTCATGAATACGGGCGGCGCACCGCACATCGAAGGTGCCCGGATGGTGGTCAACTATGGGTTGAACCGGGTGCGGTTCGTCACGCCGGTCCGCTCCGGCACCCGGCTGCGCAACCGGGCAGTCCTGCTCTCGGCCGAGCCCGGCGCCGGGTACCTGCAACTCACGGTGCTGAATACCATCGAGATTGACGGCGAAGCCCGGCCGGCCTGCACCGCCGAAAGCATTTTCCGGGTGTACCTGTGAC harbors:
- a CDS encoding glycerophosphodiester phosphodiesterase, whose protein sequence is MASPAFRRPLLLGHRGSPKAHPENSLSGFHAALDAGLDGVELDVRRLLDGTLVVHHDAALPDGRALTTLVRSQLPSGIPSLAQALAWAANSGAFVNVELKFESARPDDRVGRTLDLIRTFGLAGQVIVSSFNPWLLLAARREAPEVPRALLVHHGYRWGQLDLIPLMMRWTGCQALHPVHTLVTHQLMAQARVHGWQVNAWTVNSVTEVHRLCGLDVDGLIGDLPHVLLGARAAPRIGA
- a CDS encoding response regulator, whose translation is MVRQILLIDDNPQDRVLAEEAFEQVCADCHLLTQPSGPEALEYLKNTTVLPDVLLLDVNMPGMNGFEVLAALKSDPRLALIPVVMLSTSQSQEDVARSYTLHASSYLVKAPSFGGFLAQIEAFLSYWQVNRVVGTSS
- a CDS encoding SDR family oxidoreductase; the protein is MPPQESASVPPSTLKNLFDLTGRVALITGGSRGLGLQMAEALGEYGATVVLTARKQHELDEARTHLQGMGIQAHVYAGDLGDFQNIEPTVERILAEVGPIDILVNNAGATWGAPTAEHPMEAWMKVMNVNLNGTFLLTQQVLRRSMLPRGKGRIINIASVAGLQGNDPRMTATLAYNTSKGGLVNFTRALAAEMADKGITVNSICPGYFPTKMTKGTLAYGEQSILEHTPMRRLGGEHDLKGLALLLASDASAYMTGQNIAVDGGITAV
- a CDS encoding MaoC family dehydratase, with translation MTTLTPASLADHIGQEVALSEWVEVSQERIDAFAASTGDHQFIHVDPARAAEGPFGTTIAHGFLTLSMLAGEFMNTGGAPHIEGARMVVNYGLNRVRFVTPVRSGTRLRNRAVLLSAEPGAGYLQLTVLNTIEIDGEARPACTAESIFRVYL